A window of the Acetobacteraceae bacterium genome harbors these coding sequences:
- a CDS encoding helix-turn-helix domain-containing protein, translating to MLYERNYIVEHTIQAEYLSLADVQEKYSLSRSSLYRILNEGKIEAIKIGRSTRIKASSVAEFFANAPKYTASH from the coding sequence ATTCTCTATGAGAGGAATTATATAGTGGAACACACAATCCAAGCCGAATATCTAAGCCTTGCGGATGTTCAAGAAAAATACAGCCTGTCAAGAAGCAGTCTTTACCGCATTTTAAACGAAGGAAAGATTGAAGCCATAAAGATTGGTCGTAGCACACGCATTAAAGCGTCTAGTGTTGCTGAGTTTTTCGCCAACGCACCTAAATATACAGCAAGCCATTAA